One genomic region from Equus asinus isolate D_3611 breed Donkey chromosome 8, EquAss-T2T_v2, whole genome shotgun sequence encodes:
- the LOC139046017 gene encoding olfactory receptor 2G6-like, with protein MEKTNDSTFSGFILLGFSGRPQLETTLFVVILIIYFLSFLGNGTIILLSVLDPRLHTPMYFFLSNLSFMDLCLTTCTVPQTLANFKGKDKTITYGGCVTQLFISLGLGGTECVLLSVMAYDRYAAVCRPLHYMVIMHPQLCLQLTVTAWFTGLGSSVVQTALTMTLPLCGKNQVDHFFCEVPVMLKLACTDTSIHETEMFTVSVFFLVVPLSFILISYGHITSAVLKMKSAQGRRKAFGTCGSHLMVVIIFFGTLISMYLQPPSSYLKDMNKSIALFYTLVTPLLNPLIYSLRNKDVKGALRRLVRTTID; from the coding sequence atggaaaaaactaaTGACAGCACCTTCTCTGGATTCATTCTCCTGGGCTTCTCCGGCAGGCCTCAGCTAGAAACTACTCTCTTTGTGGTCATCTTGATCATCTACTTTTTGAGCTTTCTAGGTAATGGCACAATTATCCTTTTGTCAGTTTTGGATCCTCGCCTCCATACccctatgtatttcttcctctccaacctctcTTTCATGGATCTTTGTTTGACTACTTGCACTGTCCCTCAGACACTGGCCAACTTTAAGGGGAAGGACAAGACCATCACCTATGGTGGCTGTGTGACCcaacttttcatttccttgggaCTCGGGGGAACAGAATGTGTCCTCCTGTctgtcatggcctatgaccgctatgcaGCTGTATGCCGCCCACTCCACTACATGGTGATCATGCATCCCCAACTTTGCTTGCAGCTTACTGTAACTGCTTGGTTTACAGGACTTGGTAGTTCTGTAGTACAGACAGCATTGACCATGACTCTTCCCCTCTGTGGTAAAAACCAAGTagatcatttcttctgtgaagttCCAGTGATGCTAAAACTGGCCTGCACCGACACCTCCATCCACGAGACTGAAATGTTTACCGTCAGTGTCTTCTTCTTGGTGGTGCCCCTGTCATTCATCTTAATATCCTATGGTCACATCACCAGTGCAGTCCTGAAGATGAAGTCAGCCCAGGGGAGGCGGAAGGCTTTTGGAACCTGTGGCTCTCACCTAATGGTAGTGATCATTTTCTTTGGTACACTCATCTCCATGTacctccagcctccctccagtTATTTGAAGGATATGAACAAAAGCATTGCCCTCTTCTATACTCTGGTGACTCCCCTGCTGAATCCCCTGATTTACTCTCTCAGGAACAAGGATGTCAAAGGGGCGCTAAGGAGACTAGTGAGGACAACCATAGATTGA